The proteins below come from a single Crateriforma spongiae genomic window:
- a CDS encoding DUF1501 domain-containing protein, whose product MTSQESFHNKSRRAAFCRRTRREFVWQSGAGFGATALSAMLGRDGFFGQSAQAAETNYQNPLAPKPPAFAPKAKSVIFLFMYGGPSHIDTFDYKPDMVGMDGKTVEVKTFGRGGHKSGGRIVEPRWKFQQHGQCGKWVSSLFPNVAKHVDDIAFLHSMTADSPIHGSAMLMMNSGRILSGSPALGSWLTYGLGSENENLPGFVVMLDPTGGPISGAKNWSSGFMPATYQGTVFRSEGAPILNLAPPADLPSGVQRELIDSIQQANRRHQLQRPDDHALASRIASYELAYHMQTSAPESVDLSNESKQTLAMYGVDRPQTADFGRRCLLARRLVQRGVRFVQLYSGGSHNDDNWDAHGDLEKNHNYHAGRTDQPIAALLADLKRTGLLDETLVVWGGEFGRQPTAEYAKGSGRDHNSYGFTMWMAGGGIRGGVSFGTTDELGSRAVENTLHVKNLHATILHLMGLDPNHLAYFYGGLDQKLVGVEPVEPIHQIIA is encoded by the coding sequence GTGACCAGCCAAGAATCATTCCATAACAAATCACGACGAGCCGCTTTTTGCCGCCGGACGCGACGTGAATTCGTGTGGCAATCGGGCGCCGGTTTCGGTGCCACAGCCTTGTCAGCCATGCTGGGACGGGACGGCTTTTTCGGCCAATCGGCACAGGCCGCGGAAACCAACTACCAAAACCCGTTGGCACCCAAACCGCCGGCGTTCGCGCCGAAAGCCAAGTCGGTCATTTTTCTGTTCATGTACGGCGGGCCCAGCCATATCGACACGTTCGACTACAAACCGGACATGGTCGGGATGGATGGCAAAACCGTGGAGGTGAAAACTTTTGGCCGCGGTGGGCACAAGTCCGGTGGCCGGATCGTCGAACCACGCTGGAAGTTTCAGCAACACGGCCAGTGTGGCAAATGGGTCAGTTCGCTGTTTCCCAATGTCGCCAAACACGTCGACGACATTGCGTTCTTGCATTCGATGACGGCCGATTCTCCGATTCACGGATCGGCCATGTTGATGATGAACAGTGGACGGATCCTTTCGGGCAGCCCCGCACTGGGTTCGTGGCTGACCTATGGATTGGGCAGCGAGAATGAGAATTTGCCCGGCTTTGTCGTAATGTTGGACCCGACCGGTGGACCGATCAGCGGTGCGAAGAACTGGTCCAGCGGGTTCATGCCGGCGACGTATCAGGGGACGGTTTTCCGTAGCGAAGGGGCGCCCATTTTGAACCTGGCACCCCCGGCGGATCTGCCCAGTGGTGTCCAACGTGAATTGATCGATTCGATCCAGCAAGCCAATCGTCGTCACCAATTGCAACGACCGGACGACCATGCGCTGGCATCGCGAATCGCCAGCTATGAATTGGCCTATCACATGCAAACGAGTGCACCGGAGTCGGTGGATTTGTCGAACGAGTCGAAACAGACGTTGGCGATGTACGGGGTGGACCGTCCCCAGACGGCGGATTTCGGACGCCGGTGTTTGCTGGCGCGTCGATTGGTCCAGCGTGGCGTACGGTTCGTGCAGCTTTACAGCGGTGGGTCACACAACGACGACAACTGGGACGCGCACGGTGATTTGGAAAAGAACCACAACTACCACGCCGGTCGAACCGACCAGCCCATCGCCGCGCTGTTGGCGGATTTGAAACGCACCGGGCTATTGGATGAGACGTTGGTCGTTTGGGGTGGTGAATTCGGTCGTCAGCCGACGGCGGAATACGCCAAGGGCAGCGGCCGCGATCACAACAGTTACGGCTTTACCATGTGGATGGCCGGCGGTGGTATTCGCGGTGGTGTCAGTTTTGGGACGACCGATGAACTGGGAAGCCGGGCGGTTGAAAACACGTTGCATGTCAAAAACCTGCACGCGACCATCTTGCATCTGATGGGGCTGGATCCGAATCACCTGGCGTATTTCTACGGCGGGTTGGACCAGAAACTGGTTGGCGTCGAACCGGTCGAACCGATCCATCAGATCATCGCCTGA
- a CDS encoding glycosyltransferase family 2 protein, producing the protein MPVNQQVNTFESSLVSVLENQPESCEVIVAHDGGYDDPFDLGDEVRFVQAGGASTVELVQEGVKHARGHLVHVIADGMCATAGWASAAVERFEDDDVGFVSPTIRHRDGDVLACGWTDTPHRLCTAVCAGQDSPRQGDMVRSIGCYLQAGFWRRDLLASLGRGFVGTRSAEATYAYGLLARRTGWRSAVAVDSVVLSDDDRLPWDRSTLDRGQRLRSIRHHLRGGGWATAITAGLRSAAGVLTGSVGLGEAIGQATAPLADADIELMVFTGEVISPDDYDTTIRLPERIAARKAA; encoded by the coding sequence GTGCCTGTTAACCAACAGGTCAACACGTTTGAATCCAGCTTGGTCAGCGTGTTGGAAAATCAACCCGAATCGTGCGAGGTCATTGTCGCACACGACGGGGGCTACGATGACCCCTTTGATTTGGGTGATGAGGTTCGCTTTGTTCAAGCGGGCGGTGCTAGCACCGTCGAACTGGTCCAGGAGGGCGTGAAACATGCTCGCGGGCACTTGGTCCACGTGATTGCCGACGGCATGTGCGCGACCGCCGGTTGGGCGTCCGCCGCGGTCGAACGATTCGAAGACGATGACGTCGGTTTCGTTTCGCCGACGATCCGCCATCGCGACGGCGACGTTCTGGCATGCGGATGGACCGACACACCGCATCGCTTGTGCACCGCCGTTTGCGCGGGCCAAGATTCGCCACGCCAAGGCGACATGGTGCGTTCGATCGGCTGTTACCTTCAAGCCGGTTTCTGGCGACGCGACCTGTTGGCCAGCTTGGGCCGGGGATTTGTCGGAACACGATCCGCCGAAGCCACCTATGCCTATGGCTTGCTGGCCCGTCGAACCGGTTGGCGATCGGCCGTGGCGGTCGACAGCGTTGTGCTGTCCGACGACGACCGTCTGCCTTGGGATCGATCCACGCTGGATCGGGGCCAACGCTTGCGGTCAATCCGCCATCACTTGCGCGGCGGCGGTTGGGCGACCGCCATCACCGCCGGACTGCGGAGCGCCGCGGGCGTGTTGACCGGTTCGGTCGGTTTGGGCGAAGCGATCGGCCAAGCCACCGCGCCGCTGGCCGATGCGGATATCGAACTGATGGTGTTCACCGGTGAAGTGATTTCGCCGGACGATTATGACACCACCATCCGTCTGCCTGAGCGAATCGCCGCACGCAAAGCGGCCTAG
- a CDS encoding purple acid phosphatase family protein, whose translation MSSPANSSPAPSVYASSHRRRHQVSIGVMMMLLAATSSHRVAFAHDVHQHEIKPVPDQQTYRPSAVPDRICLSMTETPATAMAITWRTDAKTSATIAQYAVAQDGPDFVDDAITVEGTFSRLETDLGAAAYHEVVLTELIPRTKYLYRVGDGVNWSEWSEFQTAASTAQPFSFVYFGDAQNNIKSHWSRVVRNAFRDAPRAAFFLHAGDLINRAESDAEWGQWFGASGFIHRMLPAVAVPGNHEMVKQEDESGSTRRLSRHWKPTFAFPTNGPESLAESCYYIDYQGVRIVCLNSNEQQAEQVAWLEQVLSEAPGWKIVTHHHPIYSASKGRDNPELRDLWQPIYDKHSVDLVLQGHDHTYARSRMMRFQDNAPETTAVKNDVPVGSENVGEGLSKQDADGTVYVVSVSGPKMYDLDPEPFMQSSAERTQLYQIISIVGNRLRYRACTATGRPYDSFQLIRRSGKPNLLIERESTH comes from the coding sequence ATGTCGTCGCCCGCCAATTCGTCGCCCGCCCCATCCGTTTACGCCTCCAGCCATCGCCGCCGTCACCAGGTGTCAATCGGCGTGATGATGATGCTGTTGGCCGCCACGTCTTCGCATCGGGTCGCCTTCGCGCACGACGTGCATCAGCACGAAATCAAACCGGTGCCGGACCAACAGACTTATCGACCCTCGGCGGTCCCGGATCGCATCTGTTTGTCGATGACCGAAACTCCGGCCACCGCAATGGCCATCACCTGGCGGACGGACGCAAAGACATCTGCCACGATCGCACAATACGCCGTGGCACAAGACGGACCGGACTTCGTGGACGACGCCATCACCGTTGAGGGCACTTTCAGCCGTTTGGAAACGGACTTGGGCGCCGCCGCCTATCATGAAGTGGTGCTGACCGAATTGATTCCTCGAACAAAGTACCTGTACCGCGTCGGCGATGGTGTGAATTGGAGCGAATGGTCGGAGTTTCAAACGGCAGCTTCAACGGCCCAACCGTTTTCGTTCGTCTATTTCGGTGATGCCCAGAACAACATCAAAAGCCACTGGTCACGGGTGGTCCGAAATGCCTTTCGCGATGCGCCGCGGGCGGCGTTTTTCTTGCATGCCGGCGACTTGATCAACCGTGCCGAAAGCGACGCGGAATGGGGCCAATGGTTTGGTGCCAGCGGATTCATTCATCGGATGCTGCCCGCCGTCGCCGTGCCGGGAAACCATGAGATGGTCAAGCAGGAGGATGAATCGGGCAGCACTCGCCGCTTAAGCCGACACTGGAAACCAACCTTTGCGTTTCCCACCAATGGCCCGGAATCGCTGGCCGAATCTTGCTACTACATCGACTACCAGGGCGTGCGGATTGTCTGTTTGAACAGCAACGAGCAACAAGCCGAACAAGTCGCTTGGCTGGAACAGGTCTTGTCCGAAGCCCCCGGTTGGAAGATCGTCACTCACCACCACCCGATCTACTCCGCCAGCAAGGGGCGGGACAATCCGGAGCTGCGTGATTTGTGGCAACCCATCTATGACAAGCACAGCGTTGATTTGGTGCTGCAGGGACACGACCACACCTATGCTCGCAGTCGCATGATGCGGTTCCAAGACAACGCACCGGAGACCACTGCGGTGAAGAACGATGTACCGGTCGGCAGCGAAAACGTGGGCGAAGGCTTGTCCAAACAAGACGCCGATGGAACTGTCTATGTGGTCTCCGTCAGTGGCCCCAAAATGTATGACCTGGATCCGGAACCCTTCATGCAGTCGTCGGCCGAGCGAACCCAGCTGTACCAGATCATTTCCATCGTCGGAAACCGGCTGCGTTACCGTGCCTGTACCGCAACGGGACGACCCTATGATTCATTCCAGCTGATTCGACGTTCCGGCAAACCGAACCTGTTAATCGAACGCGAATCGACCCACTAG
- a CDS encoding inositol monophosphatase family protein, with translation MTNPNTSELLSVATDAARQAADVLMRYYRDGVQMRQKTGGNRTYDLVSDADETSEAVIAKCIRQTYPDHELLGEESLSDGDASAEHLWVIDPLDGTNNFAHRVPHFAISIAYYHQGRPVVGVVLNPVRDELFTAIKDQGAQFNGQAIVTPPAVSLDQVLIGCGFYYDRGDMMKRTLSAIEEFFDRHIHGIRRWGTASLDFCSVAQGHFGGFFEYQLSPWDFAAGQLIVQESGCLITTAKGDELPMQKTSVLAAHPDIHDAMLQITRRHHP, from the coding sequence ATGACGAATCCAAATACCAGCGAATTGTTGTCCGTGGCGACGGACGCAGCCCGACAAGCCGCCGACGTGTTGATGCGGTATTACCGTGACGGCGTACAGATGCGGCAAAAGACGGGGGGCAACCGTACGTATGATTTGGTCAGCGACGCGGACGAAACCAGCGAAGCAGTGATCGCCAAGTGCATCCGCCAGACCTATCCCGATCACGAGTTGTTGGGTGAAGAAAGTCTTAGCGATGGTGATGCTTCGGCGGAACATTTATGGGTCATCGACCCGCTGGACGGCACCAATAACTTTGCGCACCGTGTTCCGCACTTCGCCATTTCGATTGCCTACTACCATCAAGGTCGCCCGGTTGTCGGTGTCGTCTTGAACCCGGTTCGTGATGAGTTGTTCACGGCGATCAAGGATCAGGGAGCCCAATTCAATGGCCAGGCGATCGTGACACCACCAGCGGTCAGTTTGGACCAAGTGCTGATCGGATGTGGCTTCTACTACGATCGCGGTGACATGATGAAACGAACGTTGTCGGCGATCGAAGAGTTTTTCGATCGTCACATCCATGGCATTCGTCGCTGGGGAACCGCATCGCTGGATTTCTGTAGCGTTGCCCAAGGTCATTTTGGTGGATTCTTTGAATACCAATTATCGCCGTGGGATTTTGCCGCGGGACAATTGATTGTCCAGGAATCCGGTTGTCTGATCACCACCGCCAAGGGTGACGAGTTGCCGATGCAAAAGACCAGCGTCTTGGCCGCGCATCCCGATATCCACGATGCGATGTTGCAGATCACACGTCGACATCATCCCTGA
- a CDS encoding glycosyltransferase family 2 protein, giving the protein MARPNRMSVVLPVRDGRDRIEKRIDQVLGLLDEMIADPEAAEVIVVDDGSQDDTAEYLGELAEQNPRLRLVRHSRVRGMEAAGQTGLERATGDLVFIQEDDADIREDDMKKLYQMSQDPTVLAARAQTQPPSFPAELIRRLVAWGVVAQRALPQLGRSEPKTGLQMIRRPHLQRLVGPQGDRYRLQSETIRGTSETT; this is encoded by the coding sequence ATGGCCAGACCTAACCGCATGTCCGTCGTGCTACCGGTACGAGACGGCCGTGATCGAATTGAAAAGCGAATCGACCAAGTCCTGGGTCTGCTGGATGAGATGATCGCGGATCCCGAAGCGGCCGAAGTCATCGTCGTCGACGACGGCAGCCAGGACGATACCGCGGAATACCTGGGCGAATTGGCGGAACAGAATCCACGGCTGCGGTTGGTTCGCCATAGTCGAGTGCGGGGAATGGAAGCCGCGGGTCAAACCGGCCTGGAACGCGCGACCGGCGATCTTGTCTTCATTCAAGAAGACGACGCTGACATTCGCGAAGATGACATGAAGAAGCTATATCAAATGAGTCAAGATCCGACCGTCTTGGCCGCGCGTGCACAGACCCAGCCGCCCAGCTTTCCCGCCGAACTGATCCGGCGTCTGGTCGCATGGGGTGTCGTCGCACAACGGGCCTTGCCACAACTGGGTCGCAGCGAGCCCAAAACGGGGCTGCAAATGATTCGACGGCCTCACCTGCAACGACTGGTCGGTCCCCAAGGCGACCGATATCGCTTGCAGAGCGAAACCATTCGCGGGACGTCAGAAACAACCTGA
- a CDS encoding superoxide dismutase [Ni], translating to MIRTIAASLTLFVFASIASAHCQVPCGIYGDQMRFEQMLEDEHTISKAQLQLNELSSGDINAQAINQMGRWTLTKEQHATRIQETIAAYFMAQRIKPDGDGYGKKLMAAHAVMIAAMKAKQSADPATAKALEKSIFDFYRAYEGKEPDFEHTH from the coding sequence ATGATCCGAACTATCGCCGCTTCGTTGACGCTATTCGTGTTTGCCTCGATCGCATCGGCCCATTGCCAAGTGCCGTGTGGAATTTATGGCGACCAGATGCGGTTCGAGCAAATGTTGGAAGACGAGCACACCATCAGCAAAGCTCAGTTGCAATTGAACGAGCTAAGCTCGGGAGACATCAACGCCCAGGCAATCAATCAGATGGGTCGTTGGACGCTGACCAAGGAACAGCATGCCACACGGATTCAGGAAACCATCGCCGCCTATTTCATGGCCCAGCGGATCAAGCCCGACGGCGACGGCTATGGGAAAAAGCTGATGGCCGCCCACGCGGTGATGATCGCCGCGATGAAGGCGAAACAGTCCGCCGACCCCGCCACGGCGAAAGCCTTGGAAAAGTCGATCTTCGACTTCTATCGTGCATACGAAGGCAAAGAACCCGATTTCGAGCACACTCACTGA
- a CDS encoding PSD1 and planctomycete cytochrome C domain-containing protein: MFSVVFRPVVRCAVGQAIRLYCGIGLFLIASTVVAESANDKRTTDDTALDFAREVQPILAKHCYACHGPDEAEGGLRLTDRDGALAETDSGEIAIVPGDADASHLIERITADEESWVDPMPPEGDRVSAADIEILRRWIDQGAPWKNHWAFEPISAPEIPAVPGHPEISHPIDAFVMQRLQQRGLTPNGPADRPTLIRRLYYDLIGIPPTARQIKRFVDDPDPRAYEQLVDRLLRSPHYGERWGRHWLDLVRYAETNSFERDNPKPNAWKYRDYVIRSFNQDKPYDQFVIEQLAGDELSDVTTETLTATGFYRLGIWDDEPADPEQAFYDEMDDLVTTVGQAFLGLTINCARCHDHKIDPIPQSDYYSFLAFFGDVTTYGVRRDQTGNNQIDVSNESLQQQYADLDRQTTDLEKQLTEIEQRGIASMSAENQRATEGRKADREAVLEKHLRGHLSDDDWRRYESLRAELRDVRKRRRDLPARQSVLGLARLADPPRETFVLFRGSPHSPTDEVDIAFPELFDSNVTAMPASTSRSDSSGRRLALANWIVDPENRLASRVIANRIWQHHFGRGIVRSTNNFGQLGTPPTHPALLDWLANRFVDGGWRFKSMHRLIVTSDAYRRSSDSRPDSMQVDPANDLFWRFDRRRLSAEEIRDSMLKVNGSLNDQVYGPSMYPTLSQEVMQGQSRPGEGWGDSDTVDQNRRSIYIHVKRSLLTPMMTVFDFPDPDRSCEARFMTLQPGQALALLNGDFAHQQAARLAKRIDANHIDDSQLVNRCVRRVLGRDPSQEEIAAGRHLMQRLVNEFEVPRERAVELYCLSVMNWNEFLFVD, encoded by the coding sequence ATGTTTTCAGTTGTTTTTCGCCCGGTTGTCCGCTGCGCTGTTGGCCAAGCGATTCGCCTTTACTGCGGGATTGGCTTGTTCCTGATCGCGTCAACGGTCGTGGCCGAATCGGCCAACGACAAGCGGACGACGGACGACACCGCGTTGGACTTTGCCCGCGAAGTCCAGCCGATCTTGGCCAAGCATTGCTATGCCTGCCACGGACCGGACGAAGCGGAGGGTGGTCTGCGTTTGACCGACCGCGACGGCGCTTTGGCCGAAACCGACAGCGGCGAGATCGCAATCGTTCCGGGTGATGCGGATGCCAGCCATCTAATCGAACGCATCACCGCAGATGAAGAATCGTGGGTCGACCCGATGCCGCCCGAGGGCGATCGTGTTTCTGCCGCCGACATCGAAATCTTGCGGCGTTGGATTGACCAAGGTGCCCCTTGGAAAAATCACTGGGCATTCGAACCAATCAGTGCACCGGAGATTCCTGCCGTTCCTGGGCACCCGGAGATAAGTCATCCGATCGACGCGTTTGTGATGCAAAGGTTGCAACAGCGTGGATTGACCCCCAACGGCCCTGCGGATCGGCCGACGTTGATTCGGCGATTGTATTACGACTTGATCGGAATCCCGCCCACCGCACGCCAGATCAAGCGTTTCGTCGATGATCCAGATCCACGGGCGTACGAACAGTTGGTCGATCGACTTTTGCGATCGCCTCACTACGGCGAACGTTGGGGCCGGCACTGGTTAGATCTGGTTCGCTACGCGGAAACGAACTCATTTGAACGAGACAATCCGAAACCCAACGCGTGGAAGTACCGCGACTATGTCATTCGGTCGTTCAACCAGGACAAGCCTTACGACCAGTTTGTCATTGAACAATTGGCCGGCGATGAATTGTCCGATGTGACCACTGAAACGCTAACCGCGACTGGTTTTTATCGACTGGGGATTTGGGACGACGAACCGGCCGATCCCGAGCAGGCGTTTTACGATGAAATGGATGACTTGGTCACCACGGTTGGCCAAGCCTTTCTGGGGCTGACGATCAATTGTGCCCGATGCCACGATCACAAAATCGATCCGATTCCGCAGTCAGATTATTACAGCTTTCTGGCGTTTTTCGGCGACGTGACGACTTATGGAGTGCGTCGCGACCAGACGGGAAACAACCAAATCGATGTGTCCAACGAAAGTTTGCAACAACAGTATGCCGACCTGGATCGTCAGACGACGGATTTGGAAAAACAATTGACCGAGATCGAACAACGCGGAATTGCGTCGATGTCGGCTGAAAATCAACGAGCGACGGAGGGTCGCAAAGCGGACCGCGAAGCGGTGTTGGAAAAGCATTTGCGTGGCCATCTGTCTGATGATGACTGGCGGCGGTACGAATCCCTGCGGGCTGAACTGCGCGACGTGCGAAAACGTCGGCGGGATCTGCCCGCACGCCAAAGCGTTTTGGGCTTGGCCCGTTTGGCCGATCCGCCTCGGGAAACGTTCGTGCTGTTTCGCGGAAGTCCTCATTCACCGACGGACGAAGTCGACATCGCCTTTCCCGAGCTATTCGATTCCAACGTCACCGCGATGCCGGCATCGACCAGTCGATCGGATTCGTCGGGGCGTCGATTGGCACTGGCAAATTGGATCGTTGACCCAGAAAACCGCTTAGCATCGCGGGTGATCGCCAACCGAATCTGGCAGCATCATTTTGGTCGAGGCATTGTCCGTAGCACGAACAACTTTGGCCAATTGGGAACGCCGCCGACGCATCCGGCACTGTTGGATTGGTTGGCCAATCGATTCGTCGATGGCGGCTGGCGTTTCAAGTCGATGCATCGGCTGATCGTCACCAGTGACGCCTATCGCCGGTCATCCGATTCGCGTCCTGATTCCATGCAAGTTGATCCTGCCAACGATTTGTTTTGGCGATTCGATCGACGTCGGTTAAGCGCCGAAGAGATTCGTGACAGCATGTTGAAAGTCAACGGATCGTTGAATGATCAGGTCTATGGGCCCAGCATGTACCCCACCCTGAGCCAGGAAGTCATGCAGGGCCAATCGCGACCGGGCGAAGGTTGGGGTGATTCTGATACGGTCGACCAGAATCGACGCAGCATCTACATCCACGTCAAACGATCCTTATTGACACCGATGATGACGGTGTTCGATTTCCCCGATCCGGATCGCAGTTGCGAAGCTCGATTCATGACGTTGCAGCCCGGACAGGCCCTCGCATTGTTGAATGGTGATTTCGCCCACCAACAGGCCGCTCGCTTGGCAAAGCGGATTGATGCCAACCACATTGACGATTCCCAGTTGGTGAATCGCTGTGTCCGCCGGGTTTTGGGGCGCGATCCATCGCAAGAAGAAATTGCCGCCGGGCGACACCTGATGCAACGGCTTGTCAACGAATTTGAAGTCCCGCGAGAACGAGCCGTCGAACTTTATTGTTTGTCCGTGATGAACTGGAACGAATTCCTGTTTGTCGATTAA
- a CDS encoding aldo/keto reductase: MKTRPFGQTGWDVSEIGFGSWALGGQWGPQTDDRSTQTLRLAIDRGINFIDTAAGYGDGRSEKVIAKTLDAIADASPVRLATKAPPAEGPWPPSPYCRWQDRYGAAYLRENIQQRLRNLGTDCLDVLQLHTWTRAWNDDPQPLLVLRQLCDEGLIRYVGVSTPEQDQNCVVQLMRDGLVDVVQVIFNLFDQEAAAQIFPVAEETGTAVIVRVALDEGSLTGKYDRDHKFGNDDFRQAYFAGDRLERTVDRVEMIRRDIRDFGLQDDYSLTDVAIKFALSHAAVSTVIVGMRSPEHVKANVAVSDKADLPAEFLQQLRRHNWRRGVWYAGK, translated from the coding sequence ATGAAGACAAGACCTTTCGGACAAACCGGATGGGACGTTTCCGAAATCGGTTTCGGCAGTTGGGCGCTGGGCGGCCAATGGGGACCGCAGACGGATGACCGGTCCACCCAAACGTTGCGTTTGGCGATCGATCGTGGCATCAACTTCATCGATACCGCCGCCGGCTACGGTGACGGCCGCAGCGAAAAAGTCATCGCCAAGACGTTGGATGCGATAGCGGACGCGAGCCCCGTCCGATTGGCAACCAAAGCACCACCGGCCGAAGGCCCTTGGCCGCCCAGCCCGTATTGCCGGTGGCAGGACCGATATGGCGCCGCATACCTTCGCGAAAATATCCAACAGCGTTTGCGAAACTTGGGGACCGATTGTTTGGACGTACTGCAACTGCACACCTGGACCCGGGCGTGGAACGATGATCCGCAACCTTTGTTGGTGCTGCGGCAGTTGTGTGACGAAGGTCTGATCCGCTACGTGGGCGTCAGCACACCTGAGCAAGATCAGAATTGCGTGGTCCAACTGATGCGCGACGGTTTGGTGGATGTGGTCCAGGTGATTTTCAACCTGTTCGATCAAGAAGCCGCCGCGCAGATTTTCCCGGTTGCCGAGGAAACCGGCACTGCCGTGATCGTCCGCGTTGCGTTGGATGAAGGATCACTGACCGGAAAATACGATCGCGACCACAAGTTTGGCAACGATGATTTTCGTCAAGCCTACTTTGCCGGTGATCGACTGGAACGGACCGTTGATCGTGTGGAAATGATCCGCCGAGACATCCGCGATTTCGGTTTGCAGGATGATTACAGTCTGACCGACGTGGCGATCAAGTTCGCGCTTTCCCATGCCGCGGTCAGCACGGTCATCGTCGGAATGCGTTCGCCCGAACACGTCAAAGCCAATGTGGCCGTCAGCGATAAAGCCGATTTGCCGGCCGAGTTTCTTCAGCAACTGCGGCGACACAATTGGCGTCGCGGTGTTTGGTACGCCGGGAAGTGA
- a CDS encoding lysophospholipid acyltransferase family protein: MKRLVAWLFGIAMLTVRQTCRRRYHNDPRHMLRRRGIPLTYALLHCHQMACICSVEPGVAAMASRSSDGDLVVPALRRCGVTPIRGSSGQGNKGGAAALQQAIRHVRNHGPAAITIDGPQGPRGKAQPGIALLARKAKAVIIPVCAVPSRRWVFKDSWDRIQIPMPFCTIDIYAGEPIDPSDGLSAREIIQQVEAQLLDLEQRFDPKEARFHHAVLSETDSGSSVAVDTDTTAKAVAA; encoded by the coding sequence ATGAAACGTCTGGTCGCTTGGCTGTTCGGTATTGCGATGTTGACGGTGCGCCAAACGTGCCGACGGCGATATCACAACGATCCGCGGCACATGTTGCGACGACGGGGCATTCCCCTGACTTATGCCCTTTTGCATTGCCATCAAATGGCTTGCATCTGTTCGGTCGAACCAGGCGTCGCGGCCATGGCATCGCGATCATCGGACGGCGATTTGGTCGTCCCCGCCCTACGCCGGTGTGGTGTGACGCCCATTCGGGGCAGCAGCGGCCAGGGCAACAAGGGCGGCGCGGCCGCATTGCAGCAAGCCATTCGGCACGTCCGTAACCACGGCCCCGCTGCGATCACGATCGATGGTCCCCAGGGTCCGCGTGGAAAGGCCCAGCCGGGAATCGCCCTGCTGGCTCGCAAGGCCAAGGCGGTCATCATCCCCGTGTGCGCCGTGCCCAGCCGCCGTTGGGTGTTCAAGGATTCGTGGGATCGTATCCAGATCCCCATGCCGTTTTGCACGATCGACATCTACGCCGGCGAACCGATCGATCCGTCCGACGGTCTATCGGCACGCGAAATCATTCAACAGGTCGAAGCACAACTGCTGGATCTGGAACAGCGTTTCGATCCCAAAGAAGCACGGTTTCATCACGCCGTACTGAGCGAAACGGATTCGGGTTCGTCCGTCGCGGTCGATACCGACACCACCGCGAAAGCCGTCGCCGCCTGA